attgattttATGGTCATCTTTTAGGATTCTCTGCTAAGATTTGTTCCATAAACcgataaaatatcaaaaaaactttgttaataTTGATTCGGAAACTGCTATGTAAGGTCAATACGGTTGTTCATTACTGATAGCAACTCCGAACAGGAGTAATTAAGTTGCACACAAAAAGAGTGGAAATGAAAGGAAAAGACAGTATACCCAACGTATTCTACAATTCTTTCACGCGTGTTGTTTTTACGTGTTTCAGCATGTAGTTGTCTTATTATCGAGCAGCCAAATATCTAGgtgcaaaatcaaataaaatgaCGTCGATCTTTTAAAGTGTAGTGTCAGAATATAACATCAATTCTGATATGTGTAAATTATCTAATAAGTCATTTCTGAAAAAACTCCTTTATTAATACCTATAATTTGTCACTTTGTCGGCCAAAAGTGGGTCTGCCTAACTATGCACGAAATCTTTAAGCTGCAAGTAACAattttttactgactttgttttgaccgctcacGCGTAGTAAGGCATTCACGAACTATAAAAACCAATCAAAGTTATTCACGGACTTTACATCCTAACAAAGGAATATGTAATTATCAGACAGCTGAGCCCATTTTCGTAGGAAGTGGTGTTATTGAAGCTTGAAGGTATTTTCCAATATCTATGTTTCCACATGTTAAGATGGACGTTTCATAACGTTTTCTACTCGTGtacaaatttttctttctttttgtgttaTCCTGACCTACGAGCGGGCACAGTTTTGTGTTGATGACATGGTAAAGGTGCAGCTAACACAACTTATTGGTAACTGAGTTAGCTGCCACGTTAAGTGGGAATGCGGCAGTCTTGATTTATTGTTAAGTGTGGCTAAGCATTACAACTAAATTTTTCCTCATGTATAATTTAGAACGTCTGCAGAAACTTATTTTGTGAGGGAATGAATGTCGTTAGCATTTTTGCTATAGCGCAATAACGACaagctgtgtttttatttaagtcgAAGTTGCATACAAAAACACATTATAGCAAAAAGACGCGTAAATGGTACGCGGAATTTTCGACATCTGTATGGCAGTACTAAGCGCCGCACTCGGATTGAAATTGTAGTACTCCTATATATATAGCATTTATAACAAAACCCGAATAACCATTTTCGGTTTCATTATCGAAAGCCGAATACCATGTAATCTTTAACAagctaaaaaataaagtttcctCATAAGTAAGCTCTTACAACTGTACAACTTAGTCACTACCACTTTACCCGAGAAAATCCGAAGTAAAAGACAACATGTATGGCCTTGTCAAGCAAATTGCCATTACGTAGCAAGACGTACACTGGAAATAATCTCTTTAGGGCTTTTGCAAAGCAAACTGCTGTTACATATTTAGCTATACATACACAATGATTTGAtcgtaagaaatttaaaaataaatctatcaataatatttacaatttttaatttttaatctttgaATACAACATGTATGGACGTCCCCCGCCCCTTCCAAAGTTCAAGTTGAATTCTTATCATAACACTAAATACTTGTGCGCTCTAATTTATATCTAAACCTTTacctttaaaagaaaatttctcAGAAATAAAGGATTTGACAAAATCTTTTGTGCAGTGATATGTAGTGATACACAGGCATACCCTTAGAAAAAATAGTAAGACGGTTAGCTAGAAATTAAAATTCGTCGATGTTTAATAATGTGAAGTTTTTTATATCAAGTCAGCAACACAAAGAATATAAACAAGCTTTAAAAACATGTAACTATGGAGgcagaaataataatgtaacttAGTAAGACTTTGTTTAATGGAAGCATATTTGAAAGAAAGgaccttcatttaaaaaatctacaAAGAGATATACACTCGTAAAAATGGACCAATTTTATtgacaaatatttctttttaagttTAGTAATAGTGaagacaaaaatttaaacaaacaaaatccacAAAGTCACGCTATGATATTAGATGCTCATCTTTTATCTAATGTAAAAAGTAACATAATCGCCATCTGAATCTCTTCCATTAATGTTGCTCAAACAAAAACAGGTTTTGTCAATGAAATAATACAAAGCTCCATTGTAAGTGGAACTTTTTTGGATACAAAGCTTTATGCATTCACTCATAGTAACGGAGCTCCCAACATTAATGTCTTTACTATAGCTGCCATTTACCGCACCCTCGCCAATTTGCCAGGAGCATCCTAATAAAAGTGTAAGCTTTTGTAATTGAAAAAGCTGTAAACTTGGCATCGTATACCGAAACACTATTTTTCGCTAGATGAATTTTTACTTCCGTCGCGTAGAATTTAACGACATGTTTTGctgccattttaattttttttttttaaaaaaaacaggggTTTTTCTTACAGTAGAAATGTGAAATGTGAAAATATATGGTGCACGACACAAAGaaactgatttttattttttctgaggtgcattttcttaaaaatacttCACATTTTTTCACTGACAGTCATTGATTCAATTCAATAAATATAGCACGTAAGTTCTGTAGAAAACCTAAACCTATTAAAAACTAAAACTAAATTGCCCTGGCAAATGCGCTATCAAAACATGGTGAAAACGGGCTAAAATACCCTATTTTTGACAAACTGACctcccaaaaaaatatttaacaaccAAAAATGCGTTTGAAAGTCGTTGAATATTAAAATACTATCTTTTGTGAAGTGGAAGcaacaaaatttagaaaaaatagaaaaactttACCCCTCACAAATGCACTTCCAAGTTGATACACTTcgcaacttttttaaataatcaacgTAAATAGAGAATTTCCAAGATAAAAACGCTGTATTTTCGCGTCGTTATCGCAAGACCTATCTTCTTTCTACTAAGTTGAAATtcgaatgtttatatttttagttttgtgcGAGAGGTTAACCAGATTGCATTCTCGTGGGAGATATAACCATCGAAAAATTTTGCTTTATACTTCTATTTTTTACTAACGTTACTTAATTGGGTCATTCTCTTCCGACAAAATCTAAAAAGATAAACTTTTAAGATTATATCTGACGACAAGTTTGACGACCCCACTGTTGTAGATATAAAGGACCCTCCttaaataaaatgtttcttttaatTGTTGACCTTTTTTAAGATTGGGCCAAATTAATAGTAGACCCGTCTCATATTAGAAACGGTATAATTTAGACTGTTAATTTCCAGCGTTATTGACTTAGGATTAGGGGTAGCAAAATTCAATTTAATTCATGTAAAGTTCGGCTTACAAGGCAATAAACTACAAAATCATTGGGCTAATAAGGTAATCTTTTTTCATTATTAATTCAAAGTATGAGAAAAGCTCTTAAAACTCTTTTTTCATTCTACACAACTCTTATAACTTGGCGTCCTTTCATACTAATATTGGAAGTTAAAATGTGCGGCACAACAACCACTATTTCTCACTATCCTTTTcctgtaaattttatttcactCGTTGACGTTTAGAGAATAAACAGGAAGTCTAGACAGCTTGATTGGAACATTACGAACCCAACCTTGGCAATCCTTTCGAACTTACTGACGACGCAGGCGTCTCCAAATATGCGCTATAGGAACTAACAATTGACATGGACTCGGAAATTGAATCAGACATAGAAATTGTGTAGAAAAACAAAGatcaaaaggaaaaaaagtttgtgatatcaaattttttatttattttctatcaAAACCTCGTTCTAGGAATAATAGACCCTCTTACTGGCCTTCTTCTTATTATGGTCCCATACCAGAGGTGTTTTCAAGTAACGGAAGACGGACTTAACATTACAGGAAATACTGTAGCTTTATTCATTGCTGAATTAAACGTTTTGAGATAAGATTGGTAGTTGTAATTACTTACTGTAATCTATCTTTCGTTACcaaaatttattcaaattttttcttcaaaaaaccgAACACCAAGTGCCATCCTTTCCAAGGATCTGGAACACACGAATCTGTTGATTGAAATGGGAATAAGAAGGACTTAATTTTGGATAAACTTAAAACTAAAAATGCTTCGTAGCAATTTACATCACTAAAAACAGAATAATTGACAAAtattgcgtgttaaaaaacaatggtgGAGAGAAAATGGTGAGGAATGAAGTAAGTCTTCTTACTTCATTCCTCACCATTTTCAAGttacataaaaaaatcgttACATTCTTCATAATACATGCTAACGcaaaaaaagtatgtttttttatCTAATGTAACAAGAAACGTAACTGCCATCTGAATCTCTTCCATTCATATTGCTTAAACAGGAGCACCCTTTACTACTGATGTGATAAATTGCTCCATTGTACCCGGCACTCTTCTTGATACAAAGCTTTATGCATTCATTCTTGGTTACAGGGCTTCCAGCATTAACATCGTTGCTATAACTTCCATTTTCAGTGCCTTCACCACTTTGCCAGGTGCATCCTATTATGAACGTAAATACAATGACCTGTGGACTTTCATTTTATGCTTACAGCTAATTTTATGTACTTTTGTGACAAATATAAGCAGTAAATGGCTGTTGATTCTTATTTGGgaataaaacaaaattctatGCCCTGTATCATATTTCTACAATTTGTTTATTCAGAAAGAATTCTTTTTAAGGCAGACAACATGTTAGTGAGACTTTAGAACAACTCATAAATAAGATGGAGATGATGAGTTTCTAATAATGAGAAACGTGTTTTCTGTAGCATTCTACATAGTTGTTTTAAGAAGGTCTTTCCTCTTTTATAAGGTGAATTATGTGCCCGGAATCTGTTTTAATAACTTAAGAACAGTTTGCGgaaaaccctgaaaattttattagtTGATTTTTCATTACCTGCAGGTTTTGCGAGTTTGTTGTCCTGTGAAATTATTTCATTAGGTACTGGCATTTTCATGCAGGATTTACACAAAAGCGTGTACGTCAGTTAAATAAAGAATTAGAATAATTAATTACTACTTCTGAAATAAATTACTGACATTACTGACCCAAGTGACAGAAATTATCCTGTTaggttttatgaaaaataatttaacactgGAAAGTTTATACCAATGGGGTTTTACCCCGACCTAAATATGGTTCAGCAGATCTTGAAATTAGGCTCATACGACAAAATTTTGTAAGTGCAACCGAGTTACTAAATTTTCAAAGTGTTTAGCAACACAACAAAACGTAGACCTGATTATGGTTCAGCAGATCTTGGAATTAGGCTCATacgacaaaattttgtaaatgcAACCGACTTACTAAACTTTCAAAGTGTTTAGCAACACAACAAAACGCAGTAAAAGTGTACTTACGCTTGAAAGCTCTAAAAGCATCAGTATCTTGGAAAAATTGAAGCTAGGTATgaatataaatacaaaaaactgaatttattttataatgAATTGTTAGACTAGGATAGAATGGCTTTGAATTTAAAcgtttcaaacttgttttcccATGTTGACTAGTTTACCACAGAGTTCTGATAAATGGGTTCCGAAAAATTtgactttaaattattatatttaataACACACAACGATCTACTTTACCTTGTTATCCAGGCTTTGAATTTTGTTTCCAAGCACAGTTTTTTTGTTGGAAATCGTGTTTACCTGTAAATAATGCTCTCTATCAAGTTGTTGTATATTTAAGAAGGCTAGATAACATCCTTAAATAGTAGTTAAAATTGACTATTCTGGCGACTTTAACATATTTCTTCTTAAACTTCTTAAGATTATGACCTGCCTGCCATATGTCAGTTTAAACCGAATTTCGATAAAAAGCCAAAAAACTTGTAACAATCAAAAGGTTTTAGAGTTTCATGTAGAGATCTTTGTACCTTCGTGATAACATATatatttcttaataaaaaaaatttaaacgatGGAAATTATTGCGTAGAAAAAAAGGCTAAACGACTTAAATCTGTCAAAACGTTTATAAAAGTTAACAGTACAAAAATGCAACGATGAGCCAACATGGTAACTGATTTTATGGTGTCATAGCAAGATTTTTGACGGCGTTAAAGCTAACTAACATAATGAAAGTCACAAAAAACTTAATTAGAAAAAACAgcctttttcaggagaggcgctGATTCACTAACTGAAGCGGTTAATATTGAATGGATTtatgtatttaaaataaatatgtacAAATGCGCGAATAAACTTTAGCAGTTTACAGAAATTAAATTCTTCACGGGCCTAAATTTTGCGAAATTGCGAAACACTGATTCTCGTAATTCATATGCTTATTATTTATTGTTCCACGGCTGAAGCCGGAAGAATTTTAAAATGGGTTCCTGTTTTGTCGCCGTTTTTGCTGCCAAGACTAGTGAAGCACGGAAAGGTACCAGTCTTATGTAGCGGTACGGAAGTTATTAGTGAGATTTGGTAACAGAACTACACTGTTGAAGGTACAAAAACctgttatttttacaaattatttatgTCCAGTTGATTTCCCAAGTAGCAAGCTACAAtggtcgttttttcttttttattgtgatcTGAACTTTATGAAGCTACACTTGTAGatatatttagaaaaatttgTATAGTGAATAAAAGATATATACTGCTAGAAACTAGTGGTAAAAGGTAACGTAATACTAGCAGGAGTAAGAGAAACAAAACGAGTTAACAAATGAATTATTTTAACCTGAGTGTTTAATCTGTTTGTTAATGTTCCTTGTGCTGATAAACTAGTCCGTAAAGCGCTGATCTAAATAGAATGAAAAGGAATGTTGATTCATATCTCCAACGTTTTAGCAAAATAAGGATGGGAAATTCTTCCTTATGGAGAGCTTCTAAAACACTAAAGTATAGAAAACCGTTCAATTGATTATGCAGAGAGAAAAAATATTAGGTTTGTACACTAAAATCTGAGTTAACTGTCCTTTTTTCAGCTGATATTTTCACAATAAGAAATTATAAGTTTACATACTTGGTTGATTACTGATAATGTGGATCGTTCTTCCGAGGCAATTCTTCTAACAATATTGCTTGTCTATATATTGGAAATTTAAAAGAAAGGAATTTCAATTTTGCTTTTCAATGCATTGGGTTGTCACGATGTTCATAAAATGCTTACCTGAATGTTTATAAAAGACGTAGAATTTTCCAAAGTCGTAACACGAGAACTAATGTCCCTTGTCTAAAATACAGCAGAAGGTATAATCTTTTTTAGCTTTCTTCATTTCTAATGATCTGTTATTAATTAATGCTGCAACATCTCATGATCTGTTATTCTCTGTATTATGCTTGACTGTCAATTTTATAGTTATTCAAAGTTACAACGCAACGGTGCTTCAAATCGTgtatatttggaaaaaaaaggttatttttatttttaaaatgaaaccaAAGCTTTACAAACTGCTGATACGCCATAGCAAGATTTCAAAAACATTAATGCAATGTTATCCTTGTCTCGAAATAACCAAgcacagaaaataatttttgaaatttgattatACCTTTGTGATAAATACTTTTTGCTAGCTAACAAATGCATTTTCCTAATTACAATCCTttatcagcaatttttttttgttttcatgcaCGTTTTGTTTTACAAGAATGCATTATATAAGATTATCCAAGACAAAATTGAGACACAAAGTTAAGAATCTCCAAAAATATGCTTATCTTAAAATTTTGCTTGCATTCTGAATAGAATATAAGCAAAGAGCGTGATATAAATTTGTATTCTGTCAATgatgtaaaatttcttttcttgtatctctataataatagccgtattttgtgtgttcaaaagggttaccgatattcctttgatctttccgcgaatttttagaaaccagggggttgtttaattggaaatcttatgatttatcaaaataaattacagaaattaatttatttccttacataatttaattaatataattaaaaaacaaattaagtgattaaaatgaatgcattattttaatacgccaatttttaataataattacccccgtgacctcaaTCGCTGTTTTCGCTCAGgagctacagaaaacaaatgggacattttactgatagttttactgactttgttttgatcgCTCGCACACAATACACTAATCAAAACGCTTGATtctctttgaaaaaccaatccaagactttcgcggcctgggCAAACGAAGAAACACGAGGACCGAAACATGATGGCTATTTCAGTTTTTAAAGTGAAGCTGATCAGTGCTGTTTGTAaatctgtttcacctttttgtcttttataggctttttattttcgtaacattggttttttgtatgttctaaagtgttaagataaatatattgtcacgttttctagctacgtacagatcttaaacgcaccaatTTCAGGAtctttggctaggaacgaatattCTGTTAGCtaatagccttactttttactaattttgtttggtattGGAGGTTTTTCTCCatcccaacatttatttttatgtcgaggATGTAGCCACTTAGCTAGCTcatatatttacctaaaaagtaagagtataaaaattcagtttggctatcaatatagcaatattctcagcaataaatcttatgctaaatgcagtttagctaggtagctatatctttaattattttccttaaaactttttgtgcaaataaagtagctgagcaattgctttagctggaggggtaacgacaggctgtttcatGTGTTGTCATTTTAACCGAagttgataaagtttttttgagaagggtactgttcaagtctgtttaactgtactaagcggttaggtcagtgttaacaatagcttgttttttagaaaaggctgttacgcctatgcgggtcatcccactgtgacaattaatttttaaactttcttggaaatcacgcctgtacgaatgtgcaacaatgtttacctggactaaccgcttagccctgtgcaagaagcgaaggactgtttcttctgttttcatttaaatagagtctgcaagaaagtttttttcaaaagggtattatccctatacacctgtgtaacaccatttaactgtactaagcgctcagtcccgtgtcacgattatttttttaacttttacactcattccgcaaaataaaataatattgaccaattgtttttgctatgacggagtcacaacggttttaaactgtgtttttatttcagcctttgttgcgggaaagttattttttgaaaatatgttacagttgcaacactataatggtgtgtgcgcttcacttgatttacgacatactgcatacctgtactaaagcgctccacctgactgtgTCGCACAATTTGCAGTTCTTTTAAGCGCTGTttagggcgttcaacaacagttacttgtggctcatcccggcgattcgacgccgggtttcccggctagttttatataattatttttccacACAAAAAGGGGCAGTTTTGGAGTGATTGTTACACCAGTTGGTACACTCAGATTGTTTAATCTTAACTGAGCTACGAATATGCTAAGAATATGTCATGATGATTTTTGCCCAAAAGTTAAGAATTCACATGTTGAAGccaaaaaaacactattcttatagtTCGTAATTTACCTCACAACTATATATTGAAATTATGTTGTGgagaaagtaaaataatttcaaatgtTTCACTCTTCTGGAAACTGCAAGAAATTCTCTGACACAATGCCGTAACACTTTCAGCAGGCTATGCATttgatattttcatatttataccTTTTTCTTACAAAGAGCAAGAAATTTCttgtgaaatatttaaataaatggacacaacagaaaaaagaaattgctTAAGAGCTTAGCCTAACGATTGATATGATATACTGATGCGAAGTGTTCGCCATTAACTAACCTCACCTCTTTGCTCTACATTACCCACCTCATTATTCAGTTTTTCGGTGATATTCAACTGCTTGTTTACTggttttttcaagaaatttgtCTAAATAATAGATGTCATTTTAGATGGTATGGAGTAATAAAGGAAACTTAAATAGATTTGTTTAGTAACGTTTACCTGTACTTTAACATGTTCTGTTATTTTGTCTATTGCAAATGTTAAATTCTGCACTTAAAAATGTTGCACATGTAATTAGAGACATGACTTTTTGCGATTTTCagtattgaaaaaaaatgaataacaataataaacattggtgagcatgcttatgttcttgGGGTGTGAAATCTTGGTTCGGTTGCTGCTTGTCTTCAGCATGATCCTCCTTTGCCTCTTCTTCAACTTTACCCATCAGGGTCTTTCTTGCCCCATCATAAAGAGCAATGATACGATTTTTCGCTGATACATATATGTCTTGCACAGGCTTTCTAATGCCCTCTGGTACATAGTTCACAAGCCAGTCAGACCACTCTCGCAGCTTACTCTTGACTTAGCTTACTCTAAACATATCTGGACGAAAGAATAAATCTTTTCATACCCAAACCAACTAaaaaatggtgaaaaatatctttaaataacaTCTTTATATATAGCGCATTATATTACAAACTTTTTAGggtgaaacgctgatcaagaaaatgtataggatcgtgtagtTTTGACAaatggatgcagagatattagggtttaaaactagtcgataaggcccgtggaaaaatccacttaggcaggataacagaaaaaaacaaccgtcattcaAATTTTACTGACGTCGGCAGAGACCTTGTCAGAACACAatctttttttcagaaatgtgtatgcctgttgccttcatcgtatagatcttgaaacgctgatcaagaaaatgcaaAGACATTagagttaaaaagttttttgatgacgccattaacccgtccattgcaaaacggattcggtgacccaggtttggaaaacttacccaaattggtcccaggtagttacccacgcaggagatgacgtcagttatttccacccgtttccaagttatttagcctttaATTTAAAAgggcaatgcaatggcttcactaatcttactttataaatatactttcctttgacgtcaatattgctctaacgacaaaatttgctaatttttacagaacaaaattataggcgatgttttatagactttatcaaagaaattttatccactttgcaaaagtgacagacagacagaactggcgtattattatatagatggtTATGTTTTTTTCAGATTTGGCATTGGATACTGAAATGAGGCCTTTATATTAGCTTTTGATAATATGAAATTTTGCCAAGGTCAAATGTTTTATTCTATATACCAACGCTCTCTCTACATCTTTCAGCAgacgattttaaagatttcgtCCGGCGTGCGTGGTAACAGAAATGAAACGTAGGAGACTTTTCAAAACTTACTCTTTATTCTGTtacacttattacatttattctGTTTATGCACACTAGTATTATCTCCATGATTGCTTCAAATACACTGATTCACGGCATATATTTCTCTCATTTATTTTACTACAAAGACTATATAATGTAGAACATTAATTTCTACATAATATAAGAATTCCGTGATAAATGACTTTCTTAATCGAAATTCGTTTAAATGTTACAGAAAGCCAACCACCAAGTGTTATCATTACGGACAAAATTCATTTTCACAAAAACACACAATTAAAGCACCAAcgatttttaaacatattttgaaaCAAACTAATTAACAACCATCTCATTGGGAATTTATTGAGCCGTAGTGGAGAATATAAACTGGTGGATAATAAAGTGTGccagtttatatatatatatatatatatatatatatatatatatatatatatatatatatatatatatatatatatatatatatatatatatatata
This is a stretch of genomic DNA from Hydractinia symbiolongicarpus strain clone_291-10 chromosome 9, HSymV2.1, whole genome shotgun sequence. It encodes these proteins:
- the LOC130657752 gene encoding uncharacterized protein LOC130657752 — protein: MGKVEEEAKEDHAEDKQQPNQDFTPQEHKHAHQLQNLTFAIDKITEHVKVQTNFLKKPVNKQLNITEKLNNETRDISSRVTTLENSTSFINIQTSNIVRRIASEERSTLSVINQISALRTSLSAQGTLTNRLNTQVNTISNKKTVLGNKIQSLDNKLQFFQDTDAFRAFKRCTWQSGEGTENGSYSNDVNAGSPVTKNECIKLCIKKSAGYNGAIYHISSKGCSCLSNMNGRDSDGSYVSCYIR